A single Anopheles arabiensis isolate DONGOLA chromosome 2, AaraD3, whole genome shotgun sequence DNA region contains:
- the LOC120894576 gene encoding calreticulin encodes MRTLAVLFAAFLAVNAKVYFEEGFKDDSWQKTWVQSEHKGVEYGKFVHTAGKFYNDAEADKGLQTSQDARFYALSNKFTPFSNKDDTLVIQFSVKHEQNIDCGGGYLKVFDCSVDQKDLHGETPYLVMFGPDICGPGTKKVHVIFSYKGKNHLINKDIRCKDDVFTHFYTLVVRADNTYEVLIDNEKVESGSLEDDWDFLPPKKIKDPEAKKPEDWDDRATIADPDDTKPEDWDKPEHIPDPDATKPDDWDDEMDGEWEPPMIDNPEYKGEWKPKQIDNPAYKGVWVHPEIDNPEYEEDKSLYLREEVCAVGIDVWQVKSGTIFDNFMITNDLEEAKKVAASVKETQEGEKKVKDAQEAEERKKAEEEAAAEEAAKDDEDEDDEDDADNALPGEATELDDEGHDEL; translated from the exons ATGCGTACGCTAGCGGTTTTGTTTGCCGCCTTTCTGGCCGTTAACGCCAAGGTGTACTTTGAAGAAGGATTCAAAGACG ATTCGTGGCAAAAGACCTGGGTCCAGAGCGAGCACAAGGGTGTCGAGTACGGTAAATTTGTGCACACTGCCGGAAAGTTCTACAATGATGCCGAAGCCGACAAAG GTCTGCAAACGTCGCAGGATGCCCGTTTCTACGCTCTGTCGAACAAGTTTACGCCGTTCTCGAACAAGGACGATACCCTCGTCATCCAGTTCTCCGTGAAGCACGAGCAGAACATTGACTGCGGCGGTGGCTACCTGAAGGTGTTCGACTGCTCCGTGGACCAGAAGGATCTGCACGGCGAGACGCCGTACCTGGTCATGTTTGGACCGGATATCTGCGGACCGGGCACGAAGAAGGTGCACGTGATCTTCAGCTACAAGGGCAAGAACCATCTGATCAACAAGGACATCCGCTGCAAGGACGACGTGTTCACCCACTTCTACACGCTGGTCGTGCGCGCCGACAACACGTACGAGGTGCTGATTGACAACGAGAAGGTTGAGTCGGGCAGCCTGGAGGATGACTGGGACTTCCTGCCGCCGAAGAAGATCAAGGACCCGGAAGCGAAGAAGCCGGAAGACTGGGACGATCGCGCGACCATCGCCGATCCGGACGATACCAAGCCGGAGGACTGGGACAAACCGGAACACATCCCCGACCCAGATGCCACCAAGCCCGACGACTGGGACGATGAGATGGACGGCGAATGGGAGCCACCGATGATCGACAACCCCGAGTACAAGGGCGAATGGAAGCCGAAGCAGATCGACAATCCGGCCTACAAGGGTGTCTGGGTGCATCCGGAGATCGACAATCCCGAGTACGAGGAGGACAAGAGCCTGTATCTGCGCGAGGAAGTGTGCGCCGTCGGCATTGACGTGTGGCAGGTGAAGTCGGGCACGATCTTCGACAACTTCATGATCACGAACGATCTCGAGGAGGCGAAGAAGGTGGCCGCTAGCGTGAAGGAGACGCAGGAAGGCGAAAAGAAGGTTAAGGACGCCCAGGAGGCCGAGGAGCGCAAGAAGGCCGAAGAGGAGGCGGCTGCCGAAGAGGCTGCCAAGGATGACGAAGATGAggacgatgaggatgatgcGGACAATGCGCTGCCGGGTGAAGCGACCGAGCTGGATGACGAGGGACACGATGAGCTGTAA
- the LOC120895352 gene encoding chromosomal protein D1 — MSDAEVVEPKKGRGRPPNPDKNSVAPKKRARAPSPKESKLAEEREKEKTVASDDGEEPSPKRGRGRPKGTTKKSAKAAKKAPAAPVGRGRGRGRKKPVKEESSEEEDDDDDDEDDEPEDSEGNEENYENEESDS, encoded by the exons ATGTCTGATGCCGAGGTCGTTGAACCGAAGAAGGGTCGTGGACGCCCACCGAACCCTGACAAG AATAGTGTGGCGCCGAAAAAGAGGGCCCGTGCCCCTTCGCCGAAGGAGTCAAAGCTGGCCGAGGAGCGCGAAAAGGAGAAAACCGTCGCGTCGGACGATGGCGAAGAACCGTCCCCGAAGCGGGGCCGCGGCAGACCGAAAGGAACCACCAAGAAGTCGGCAAAAGCGGCCAAGAAAGCTCCGGCAGCACCGGTCGGCCGAGGCCGGGGCCGGGGTCGAAAGAAGCCGGTCAAAGAGGAATCCTCCGAAGAGgaggatgacgacgacgacgacgaggatgaCGAGCCGGAGGATAGCGAGGGCAATGaggaaaattatgaaaacgAAGAGTCCGATTCGTAA